Proteins encoded in a region of the Stieleria neptunia genome:
- a CDS encoding dihydroorotate dehydrogenase-like protein: MTSIDLATSYLGLELKNPFIASASPLTGSVESLLHLERSGAAAVVLPSLFEEQIEHEREQFERLHAYQSDSMAESLSFFPELERYNTGPEEYLQLIRDAKESLCIPVIASLNGFSSGGWKYYGELMEQAGADALELNIYLVPTDPSVSSADVERHYRELVSSVREQLRIPLAVKMGPFFSSPATFGCDLVDSGAAGLVLFNRFLSPEIDLETLEFVPALQLSQPEELRLALRWIAILRDRIEASIAATGGVHSGLDTAKALLVGADAVMIASTLLKHGIDHLQVLRNELVQWMDENGYFSVEQLKGSMSMNNCSNPEGLKRANYMKALTSYTTKV, encoded by the coding sequence ATGACCAGCATCGACCTTGCCACCAGCTATCTCGGCCTGGAACTCAAAAACCCCTTCATCGCCTCGGCCAGCCCACTGACCGGCAGCGTCGAATCGCTGTTGCATCTGGAGCGGTCCGGCGCCGCGGCGGTCGTGTTGCCGTCACTGTTCGAAGAGCAAATCGAACACGAACGAGAGCAGTTCGAACGCTTGCACGCCTATCAATCGGATTCCATGGCCGAGTCGTTGAGCTTCTTTCCCGAGCTGGAACGCTACAACACCGGGCCGGAAGAATACTTGCAGCTGATCCGTGATGCCAAGGAGAGTCTTTGCATTCCCGTCATCGCCAGCTTGAACGGGTTCAGCAGCGGCGGGTGGAAATACTACGGCGAATTGATGGAGCAAGCCGGTGCCGATGCGCTGGAACTGAATATCTATTTGGTGCCCACCGACCCCAGTGTCTCCTCGGCCGATGTCGAACGCCACTACCGCGAACTGGTCTCGTCGGTCCGCGAGCAGTTGCGCATCCCGTTGGCCGTCAAAATGGGACCGTTCTTTTCCTCCCCGGCCACCTTCGGCTGTGACTTGGTTGATTCGGGAGCCGCGGGATTGGTGCTATTCAATCGATTCCTCTCACCGGAGATCGATCTGGAGACGCTTGAATTTGTGCCCGCACTCCAACTCAGCCAGCCTGAAGAATTGCGATTGGCCCTGCGTTGGATCGCGATCCTGAGAGACCGGATCGAAGCGTCGATCGCGGCCACCGGCGGCGTGCACTCGGGATTGGATACCGCCAAAGCGTTGCTGGTCGGCGCCGACGCCGTGATGATCGCATCCACACTGCTCAAGCATGGGATCGACCACCTCCAAGTCCTCCGCAACGAGTTGGTTCAGTGGATGGACGAGAACGGCTACTTCTCTGTCGAACAACTCAAGGGCAGCATGAGCATGAACAACTGCTCCAACCCCGAAGGACTCAAACGCGCCAACTACATGAAAGCACTGACGTCCTACACGACAAAAGTCTAG
- a CDS encoding MlaD family protein, which produces MNEPFRLRYVNQIVGVFLIVVFLLSIVISVRFTSDLAVKKDLFFIHLPEDMAVQLRTGTEVIILGETVGQVDALEYIADDDLVRVTLAINAKQSDLITTDSEVTLDRKYGVGPAVVRLRRNRPEGQTDPPQRLLPGQTITRIQKQDDQVDRMASNIEAAGNSVDNAAKKLQQSLTENIDPAFGSSEETFESLKQTSDAIRPEAVETFAQLRETTENLEAELTRLARRVDQLVDGDIRQTVQRIRDSATAATDAAESVKKLAANIDAKSDQTNDDIATTLETLRETALLIQRLTTETRDVVRIVRSEAEALPGTTQRVNDTVEDTQDLVGDIQDHWLLRRYRENKAPTKQVSPSSVRGGGVR; this is translated from the coding sequence ATGAACGAACCGTTTCGCCTCAGGTACGTCAATCAAATCGTCGGCGTTTTCCTGATCGTTGTTTTCCTGCTGTCGATCGTGATTTCGGTCCGCTTCACCAGCGATTTGGCGGTCAAGAAAGACCTGTTCTTTATCCATCTGCCCGAAGACATGGCGGTCCAACTGCGGACCGGCACCGAAGTGATCATCTTGGGTGAAACGGTCGGCCAGGTCGACGCGTTGGAATACATCGCCGATGATGATTTGGTTCGCGTGACGCTGGCGATCAATGCCAAACAGAGTGATCTGATCACGACCGATAGCGAGGTGACGCTGGATCGCAAGTACGGCGTCGGACCGGCCGTGGTTCGCCTGCGGCGCAATCGCCCCGAAGGCCAGACGGATCCGCCGCAGCGACTGCTGCCCGGTCAAACGATCACGCGGATCCAGAAACAGGACGACCAGGTTGATCGGATGGCCAGCAACATCGAAGCGGCCGGCAACTCGGTCGACAACGCCGCCAAAAAACTGCAACAGTCGCTTACCGAAAACATCGATCCGGCTTTTGGAAGCAGCGAGGAAACGTTCGAATCGCTGAAGCAAACCAGCGACGCGATTCGTCCGGAAGCCGTCGAGACGTTCGCCCAACTCCGCGAGACGACGGAAAATCTTGAAGCCGAATTGACCCGGCTGGCGCGGCGGGTGGATCAATTGGTCGACGGTGACATCCGCCAAACCGTCCAGCGGATCCGGGACTCTGCGACCGCCGCGACGGACGCCGCCGAGAGCGTCAAGAAGCTGGCGGCCAACATCGATGCCAAAAGCGACCAAACCAACGATGACATTGCGACCACCCTGGAGACGCTACGCGAGACGGCACTGCTGATTCAACGGTTGACCACCGAAACGCGTGACGTCGTGAGAATCGTCCGCAGCGAAGCCGAAGCATTGCCCGGAACGACCCAGCGCGTCAACGACACCGTCGAGGATACCCAGGATTTGGTCGGCGACATCCAAGACCATTGGCTGCTGAGACGGTATCGCGAAAACAAAGCGCCGACCAAGCAGGTGTCTCCGTCCTCGGTCCGCGGTGGAGGCGTTCGTTGA
- a CDS encoding ATP-binding cassette domain-containing protein, with the protein MTGNAPTTESTPPQWELAAPILEFDQVSFKGTGETSIRMNQFSATIRSGELVEVELERQHNPRDLVSMMLGLNPPDAGEVLYNRQDWLGIDYARHFQMRSEIGRVFAGSAWIQSLTLRDNIHLAMRHHGVSETETEEKVEHWIQRLSGHQLAKVKWALKKRPSVVEPSVLALCQLIRAMANGPRLLILERPLRFMLESLYDHFVSAIDDLRSSGTAVLFFAGDRDEYRLEFRSPVISWRIINGTMNTNGRRRP; encoded by the coding sequence TTGACCGGCAATGCCCCCACGACCGAATCAACGCCACCACAATGGGAGCTGGCTGCGCCGATTCTGGAATTCGATCAGGTGAGTTTCAAGGGAACCGGTGAGACGTCGATTCGGATGAACCAGTTTTCGGCAACGATCCGATCGGGCGAGTTGGTCGAAGTGGAACTGGAGCGGCAGCACAATCCCCGTGACCTGGTTTCGATGATGCTGGGCCTGAATCCCCCCGACGCGGGCGAGGTGTTGTACAACCGCCAAGATTGGCTGGGGATCGACTACGCGAGACACTTCCAGATGCGAAGTGAAATCGGGCGCGTGTTTGCGGGTTCGGCTTGGATCCAAAGTCTGACGCTGCGTGACAACATTCACTTGGCGATGCGACACCACGGCGTTTCGGAAACCGAGACGGAAGAGAAAGTGGAACACTGGATTCAGCGACTGTCGGGACACCAGCTCGCCAAGGTGAAATGGGCGTTGAAAAAGCGTCCTTCGGTGGTCGAGCCGTCGGTGCTGGCGTTGTGCCAGTTGATTCGCGCGATGGCCAACGGTCCGCGACTGTTGATTTTGGAACGCCCGCTTCGATTCATGCTGGAATCGTTGTACGACCACTTTGTCTCGGCGATCGACGATCTGCGTTCCTCGGGAACCGCGGTCTTGTTTTTCGCCGGTGACCGCGATGAATACCGACTCGAATTCCGCAGCCCGGTGATCAGCTGGCGGATCATCAACGGTACGATGAACACCAACGGGAGACGTCGGCCATGA
- a CDS encoding ABC transporter permease has translation MFRSSVQSLHLVRLAVARATGWVWHWTGSVGDLFFDRFGRLSSIASVLWASLALAVHPGSWTYAVRNVFSKQVLFTAVDAIPAALRFGGAVGVLLIVQAAMWIDAAGVSTELVAPILWRSIVREIAPLLACLVVIGRSGIAISTELATMRANGEVEVLDSLGIDPMTFLVMPRVLAVMISVFCLAIITAVTMVVTGYAVGFVMNAIHTSWNEFYGEIAGNFELSDLTFFLSKTMVAGGFAGAICCLEGVNARGSMTDVPRIASRAGIRALTAVFAVSAILSILFYNKILVFQFG, from the coding sequence GTGTTTCGCTCCTCCGTCCAGTCGCTGCATCTCGTTCGCTTGGCCGTGGCTCGCGCCACCGGCTGGGTCTGGCATTGGACGGGCAGCGTCGGGGATCTGTTCTTCGATCGATTCGGCCGCCTGTCCTCGATTGCGTCGGTGCTGTGGGCATCGCTGGCGCTGGCGGTTCATCCCGGATCGTGGACGTACGCGGTCCGCAACGTGTTTTCCAAGCAGGTGTTGTTCACGGCCGTCGACGCGATTCCGGCCGCGCTGCGATTCGGAGGCGCGGTGGGCGTGCTGTTGATCGTCCAGGCGGCGATGTGGATCGATGCCGCGGGCGTTTCCACCGAACTCGTCGCACCGATCTTGTGGCGTTCGATCGTCCGCGAGATCGCGCCGTTGTTGGCGTGTTTGGTGGTGATCGGCCGCAGCGGAATCGCGATCAGCACGGAGCTGGCGACGATGCGTGCCAACGGCGAGGTCGAAGTGCTCGACTCGCTCGGCATCGACCCGATGACGTTCCTGGTGATGCCGCGTGTGTTGGCGGTGATGATCAGTGTGTTTTGCCTGGCGATCATCACGGCGGTGACGATGGTCGTGACCGGCTATGCGGTGGGATTCGTGATGAATGCAATTCACACCAGTTGGAATGAATTCTATGGCGAGATCGCCGGCAACTTTGAACTCAGTGACCTGACGTTCTTCCTATCCAAAACGATGGTCGCCGGAGGGTTCGCGGGCGCGATTTGCTGTTTGGAAGGCGTCAATGCGCGAGGATCGATGACGGATGTCCCTCGGATCGCCAGCCGTGCGGGCATCCGAGCGCTGACGGCCGTCTTCGCCGTTTCGGCGATTTTGTCGATCCTGTTCTACAACAAGATCCTTGTCTTTCAATTCGGATAG
- a CDS encoding carbohydrate-binding protein, translating into MKKRIISNAEQQAAQLPDDGWLDLEQIADVEVTSEDPAAPIESALVPAGGSQWRAAEPGEQTIRLIFVRPQSIRRIALEFVERQTERTQQFVLRWSADGGTSFQELVRQQWNFSPQGATQETEDYRVDLADVTTLELKITPDITGGEARATLTRWRLA; encoded by the coding sequence ATGAAGAAGCGGATCATCTCCAACGCCGAGCAGCAAGCCGCTCAACTTCCCGACGACGGTTGGCTGGATCTGGAGCAGATCGCCGACGTCGAAGTCACATCGGAAGACCCCGCCGCCCCGATTGAGTCGGCGTTGGTCCCCGCAGGCGGTTCGCAGTGGCGTGCCGCGGAACCTGGCGAACAGACCATCCGGTTGATCTTCGTCAGACCCCAATCCATTCGTCGGATCGCCTTGGAATTTGTCGAGCGGCAGACCGAGCGGACCCAGCAGTTCGTGCTCCGCTGGTCAGCCGACGGCGGCACGTCCTTCCAGGAACTGGTCCGCCAGCAATGGAACTTCAGCCCCCAAGGGGCGACGCAGGAGACCGAAGACTACCGAGTCGATCTGGCCGACGTCACCACGCTTGAACTGAAGATCACCCCCGACATCACCGGCGGAGAAGCTCGAGCCACCCTCACGCGATGGCGCCTCGCCTAG
- a CDS encoding DUF2380 domain-containing protein — protein MLTADGKAARLEWISAPYMAQCELRNIEVEQVHRYQVGHTPTGGLWTHNGMENGCQVPRAKTSLGIDDALREKRIREISPNTRVIKAAPDAEHHIFLQHLRKRFKDDYGIDVDDYVVDVDDLTHQALHAGRGPLGIKAGWWEQELMAYIRDAETIKGSKLDQAELLQIAEDILSRFDLPGLSQAHRYSKA, from the coding sequence TTGCTGACGGCCGATGGCAAGGCGGCCAGACTCGAATGGATTTCCGCTCCCTACATGGCGCAGTGCGAACTTCGAAATATCGAAGTCGAACAGGTCCATCGATACCAAGTCGGACACACACCGACCGGCGGTCTCTGGACTCACAACGGGATGGAGAACGGATGCCAAGTTCCGAGGGCAAAAACGAGTCTTGGAATCGACGATGCTTTGAGAGAAAAGCGGATTCGTGAAATCAGCCCCAACACTCGCGTGATCAAAGCGGCACCCGATGCCGAGCACCACATTTTTCTCCAGCATCTAAGAAAGCGGTTCAAGGATGACTACGGAATTGACGTCGACGATTATGTCGTGGATGTCGATGACCTGACCCATCAGGCTTTGCACGCTGGACGAGGTCCTCTTGGCATAAAGGCTGGGTGGTGGGAGCAAGAATTGATGGCTTATATTCGAGACGCTGAAACGATCAAGGGAAGCAAATTGGATCAAGCAGAACTCTTGCAAATCGCTGAAGATATTCTGTCTCGCTTCGATCTTCCCGGTCTTTCCCAGGCACATCGGTACTCCAAGGCATAG
- a CDS encoding imm11 family protein yields MTGKWYQLTLREGDQGEALLKVPVDQGIPEFNIWDLSAGSPLDLANPLQIELERDGVLADIYLTAFDVMVVSPSTAEILRQDAASDIQLIDAVCSNGGEMFVANILSSVDCIDREQSSIIYHEKTDRFTRRKAGDIQVVTRLVVDKSKLTTPTICRVSNYRSAIILRQDLAERLQHASLSGVAFVEV; encoded by the coding sequence ATGACAGGAAAATGGTACCAGTTGACACTGCGGGAGGGTGACCAAGGAGAAGCGTTGCTAAAAGTCCCCGTCGACCAGGGGATTCCAGAATTCAACATTTGGGACCTCAGTGCAGGCAGTCCCTTGGACTTGGCCAATCCCCTTCAAATCGAACTGGAGCGGGATGGGGTGCTTGCCGACATCTATTTGACAGCCTTCGATGTGATGGTCGTCTCGCCGAGCACGGCTGAAATCCTCAGGCAAGACGCGGCTTCGGATATTCAGTTGATCGATGCAGTCTGCTCGAACGGCGGCGAGATGTTTGTCGCGAATATTTTGTCATCGGTGGATTGCATCGATCGTGAGCAATCGTCAATCATCTACCATGAAAAGACTGACAGGTTCACGCGACGAAAAGCCGGTGACATCCAGGTCGTGACGCGTTTGGTCGTCGACAAGAGCAAGCTGACGACGCCAACGATCTGTCGAGTCTCAAACTACCGATCTGCAATCATTTTGCGCCAGGACCTCGCCGAAAGACTGCAGCACGCTTCGCTTTCCGGCGTCGCGTTCGTCGAGGTCTGA
- a CDS encoding AHH domain-containing protein: MNTAPWKTRRTEPDGAFTREPSGSHTRIVLHYVSIGNGSRAEISYCYEPDERIVLAGGTAVAATSLAPGDRICLEDGATAEITHTEDVPWEPYDPEQPPRIVGTVKFTGYFQRIDFGVFGGGSVGTTPEHAFWSIDRNSWEPIASFQLGEALLTGGGTVARLQWISKPYFADCELRNIEVEEVHRYQVGEAPEGGLWTHNGMGNGCQVPKAKTVPRNKSSAILDDLVDSGNVQIKTAKGAGATNVDNHHIATNKSEFWGRLFKEVFDPARISLDDPINKVMIPGHKGGHGFYNYVILERLKDVVRGVNPNSQRYKRLLQRELLIIRRQLLDESTALSGILRSASSLEEARLARSLARRL; the protein is encoded by the coding sequence ATGAACACCGCACCTTGGAAAACGCGACGCACCGAACCGGATGGTGCCTTCACGAGGGAGCCATCGGGATCGCACACCCGGATCGTGTTGCACTACGTTTCGATCGGAAACGGGTCGCGTGCCGAGATCAGCTACTGCTACGAGCCCGACGAGCGGATCGTCCTGGCCGGAGGCACCGCCGTTGCCGCAACGTCTCTCGCGCCCGGGGACCGCATCTGTCTTGAAGATGGCGCAACGGCGGAAATCACGCACACCGAGGACGTCCCCTGGGAACCGTATGATCCCGAGCAACCGCCACGAATCGTAGGGACGGTCAAATTCACTGGCTACTTTCAACGAATTGACTTTGGCGTATTCGGCGGCGGTTCGGTCGGAACCACTCCCGAGCACGCTTTCTGGTCCATCGACCGAAACTCGTGGGAACCGATTGCGAGCTTCCAACTCGGCGAAGCGTTGCTCACCGGCGGCGGGACCGTCGCACGCTTGCAGTGGATTTCAAAACCCTACTTCGCGGATTGCGAACTTCGGAACATCGAAGTTGAAGAAGTGCACCGGTACCAGGTGGGGGAAGCACCGGAAGGCGGTCTTTGGACTCACAATGGGATGGGCAACGGGTGCCAAGTCCCGAAGGCGAAGACGGTCCCTCGAAACAAGTCGTCCGCCATTCTGGACGACCTCGTCGATTCAGGAAACGTTCAAATCAAAACGGCAAAAGGAGCCGGTGCAACAAATGTCGACAATCACCACATCGCAACGAACAAAAGTGAATTTTGGGGGCGGTTGTTCAAAGAGGTCTTCGATCCCGCGCGAATCAGCCTCGACGACCCGATCAACAAGGTTATGATACCTGGGCACAAAGGCGGACATGGTTTCTACAACTACGTCATTCTTGAGCGGCTAAAAGATGTCGTGAGAGGCGTGAATCCAAATTCCCAACGTTACAAGCGACTATTGCAACGCGAATTGTTGATTATTCGCCGTCAGCTTCTTGATGAATCAACCGCCCTCAGTGGCATCTTGAGATCGGCTTCATCACTCGAAGAGGCACGTTTGGCTCGCAGTTTAGCACGAAGGTTATAG
- a CDS encoding tyrosine-type recombinase/integrase, with amino-acid sequence MPRQPKPYYRKAQKRWVCTIDGQRVTLGEDKKQAFEKYHALMLDRQSVRAELCTVYELTQCYLDWVQDNRKKVTYDKHKHYLKSFIESIGKTMKPCALKPHHLTTWTNKDSWSSTSRNDAMTIVQRMLNWSVDQGYLSASPLPRIKKPKAKRREIVYTPEQWKQIKSHAIGPLIPLLDFLWATGCRPKEARTLESRHVHDDLVIFPPDESKGETDSRVIFMTPEAQAIIKPLLSERPTGPLFLNSQGNPWTKDSIKCRLTRITEKVGFRVIAYGARHSYATNALIRSVDTVSLSHLMGHKDTRMINNYAHLAQNVDFLRKQAKNASGISATRS; translated from the coding sequence ATGCCACGCCAGCCCAAGCCGTACTACCGCAAAGCCCAAAAGCGGTGGGTCTGCACCATCGACGGTCAGCGCGTCACCCTCGGCGAAGACAAGAAGCAAGCCTTCGAAAAGTACCACGCCCTGATGCTCGATCGGCAATCAGTCCGTGCCGAACTCTGCACCGTCTACGAACTCACCCAGTGCTACCTCGATTGGGTCCAGGACAACCGCAAAAAGGTCACCTACGACAAACACAAGCACTATCTCAAGAGCTTCATCGAGTCGATCGGAAAAACGATGAAGCCGTGCGCGCTCAAACCGCACCACCTCACGACCTGGACGAACAAAGACAGCTGGAGCTCCACCAGCCGAAACGACGCGATGACCATCGTTCAACGGATGCTCAATTGGTCAGTCGATCAAGGCTACCTGTCCGCGAGCCCGCTTCCCCGCATAAAGAAGCCCAAAGCCAAGCGTCGTGAAATCGTCTACACGCCAGAGCAGTGGAAGCAGATCAAATCCCACGCCATCGGCCCGCTCATCCCCCTCCTCGATTTCCTCTGGGCAACCGGCTGCCGCCCCAAAGAGGCACGCACTCTCGAATCCCGCCACGTCCACGACGATCTCGTCATCTTCCCACCGGACGAATCCAAAGGCGAAACCGATTCCCGCGTCATCTTCATGACACCGGAGGCGCAAGCCATCATCAAGCCCCTGCTTTCCGAACGCCCCACCGGTCCGCTCTTTTTAAACTCGCAAGGCAATCCCTGGACCAAGGACTCGATCAAATGCCGCCTGACGCGGATCACCGAAAAGGTCGGCTTCCGAGTCATCGCCTACGGAGCCCGCCACAGCTACGCCACCAACGCCCTGATCCGCAGCGTCGACACCGTCTCCCTATCGCACCTCATGGGCCACAAAGACACCCGAATGATCAACAACTACGCCCACCTCGCCCAAAACGTCGACTTTCTTCGAAAGCAAGCAAAAAATGCGTCCGGCATTTCCGCTACCCGTTCGTAG
- a CDS encoding NACHT domain-containing protein → MKESGHYSIAGFFFQQLAAASDALKLYFNDDSNTDPVAVFVLEKHGQDGVVRPVRGNTGRTKLIQYKYSSVGAKIEPSDLRDILDAFLRSVNASGGETKDFEYCLTTNRERDDEANRWFAESKSPKAFKEFLHKNLDADSAKKYKFTVLYPIFSNLTFEPCDLASCKKEIAQIADRHGMHDHEVEIGINAIVGFLDSVAKSPGEREVTRQLLIKNLLGRNDPTSLTEDRSHGVQQAAVEQFKDFETDLAITTDREIFREIADAASMQPFVLVRGEGGCGKSVAMSGAAMANLASRGLPPGFALIVKASELSGTSIQRAVAEWRHQVENPDQNSWRRSVSRLERACPGRPCLAVYVDGVDERNGLQGLPPEARSFLTQLIFDACKEYSQSGVAQFSVVISCRNQDDLRGLSGGGFGFPFTPTPFVLKDFTPKEILSLLNELRFNETVTKRIRSHLSLRHGNPKNTSPSSDRPIDPTRMNIIHHPVLWRCFANLTNEEKHDFLDGGYDALSKLASTYIQWFYAKVEKRVGNLVLNAAQIALTKSAQRFVDDPERDGFRKEDWLDPCVEAGCPEISQDKVFQEAISAGVIDANQQTWKWKRPWLCEFLAKGVT, encoded by the coding sequence TTGAAGGAATCTGGGCACTATTCGATTGCTGGCTTCTTTTTTCAGCAACTTGCCGCAGCCAGTGATGCCTTAAAGCTCTACTTCAACGACGACAGCAACACGGACCCGGTAGCGGTATTCGTGCTTGAAAAGCACGGCCAAGATGGTGTCGTCAGGCCGGTTCGTGGAAATACGGGAAGAACCAAGCTGATTCAATACAAGTACTCAAGTGTGGGTGCCAAGATTGAGCCAAGCGATCTACGAGATATACTGGATGCGTTTCTCCGAAGCGTGAACGCATCAGGTGGCGAAACCAAAGACTTCGAGTACTGTTTAACGACGAATCGCGAACGCGACGACGAAGCGAATCGGTGGTTCGCCGAATCGAAGTCGCCCAAAGCTTTCAAGGAGTTTTTGCACAAGAACTTAGACGCAGATTCCGCGAAGAAATATAAATTCACAGTTCTGTATCCAATATTCAGCAACTTGACATTTGAACCTTGCGATCTTGCGTCGTGCAAGAAAGAGATCGCCCAGATTGCTGACCGGCATGGTATGCATGACCATGAAGTGGAAATTGGTATCAATGCGATCGTTGGCTTCCTTGATAGCGTCGCGAAATCGCCTGGTGAACGCGAAGTTACTCGACAATTGTTGATTAAGAATCTGTTGGGCCGCAACGATCCTACGAGCCTTACGGAAGACCGCTCCCATGGTGTTCAACAAGCTGCAGTTGAGCAGTTTAAGGACTTTGAGACGGACCTAGCAATTACAACTGATCGCGAGATATTTCGCGAGATCGCAGACGCGGCGAGCATGCAACCGTTTGTCCTAGTGCGAGGCGAAGGCGGATGTGGGAAGTCCGTTGCGATGAGTGGAGCGGCAATGGCAAACCTCGCGTCCCGTGGACTCCCGCCGGGCTTCGCACTCATCGTGAAGGCTTCCGAGCTTAGTGGCACGAGCATTCAAAGAGCGGTCGCGGAATGGCGCCACCAAGTTGAAAATCCAGACCAGAATTCATGGAGACGTTCAGTATCGAGATTGGAGCGAGCGTGTCCTGGTCGCCCTTGCCTCGCAGTCTATGTAGACGGTGTCGACGAACGGAATGGACTGCAAGGGCTACCGCCTGAGGCTCGTAGCTTCTTGACCCAATTGATATTCGACGCATGCAAGGAATATAGTCAGTCGGGTGTCGCTCAGTTTAGCGTGGTCATTTCATGCCGGAACCAAGACGACCTGCGTGGGCTCAGCGGAGGTGGGTTCGGGTTTCCATTTACGCCAACCCCATTCGTGTTAAAGGACTTTACACCGAAGGAAATACTCAGCTTGTTGAACGAACTGCGTTTTAACGAAACCGTGACGAAACGCATTCGGAGTCACCTCAGCCTTCGTCATGGAAATCCTAAGAACACGAGTCCATCCTCCGATCGTCCAATTGATCCGACCCGAATGAATATCATTCATCATCCAGTCCTTTGGCGATGCTTCGCTAACTTAACAAATGAAGAGAAGCACGATTTCCTAGACGGTGGATACGATGCGCTCTCGAAGTTAGCGAGCACCTACATTCAGTGGTTCTACGCAAAAGTTGAGAAGCGTGTTGGCAATCTGGTCTTGAATGCTGCTCAAATCGCTTTGACCAAAAGCGCGCAAAGGTTTGTAGACGATCCAGAACGAGATGGATTTCGGAAGGAAGACTGGCTTGATCCTTGCGTTGAGGCGGGTTGTCCAGAGATAAGCCAAGATAAGGTATTCCAGGAAGCCATTTCAGCTGGCGTGATTGATGCGAATCAACAAACCTGGAAATGGAAGCGACCGTGGCTATGCGAATTCTTAGCGAAAGGAGTGACCTGA